Proteins encoded by one window of Panicum virgatum strain AP13 chromosome 7N, P.virgatum_v5, whole genome shotgun sequence:
- the LOC120681002 gene encoding S-alkyl-thiohydroximate lyase SUR1-like has translation MEHSMDSYSGEVAWRFGATNPALEVARAHSIRWLLYRIYDCLNKNDSRPMAPLGFGDPSAFECFRTAAATEDAIVAAACSGKHNSYPPVAGSTDAFSAVASYLSRDLPYDISPSDIVFTAGCNHAIETMMAVLATPGANVLLPRPGYPMYEVYAAFHGLEFRHFDLLPEKEWEVDLKGVEAFADDNTVAMVIISPNNPSGSVYSYEHLAKFILNLSERLATRKQWSSLGKACAS, from the exons ATGGAGCATTCCATGGACAGCTACAGCGGCGAGGTAGCATGGCGGTTCGGAGCGACGAACCCGGCGCTGGAGGTAGCCCGGGCACATAGCATCCGTTGGCTCCTGTACCGGATCTATGACTGCCTCAACAAGAACGACTCGAGGCCTATGGCGCCGCTTGGCTTCGGCGACCCCTCGGCGTTCGAGTGCTTCCGTACGGCCGCCGCGACTGAGGACGCCATTGTCGCTGCCGCCTGCTCCGGCAAGCACAACAGCTACCCCCCGGTTGCCGGCAGCACGGACGCGTTCAG TGCCGTGGCTTCGTACCTATCTCGGGATCTACCCTATGATATCTCGCCAAGCGACATTGTCTTCACCGCGGGATGCAATCACGCCATCGAGACCATGATGGCTGTCCTTGCTACGCCGGGCGCCAATGTGCTGCTCCCGCGGCCGGGTTACCCCATGTACGAAGTGTACGCAGCCTTTCATGGCCTTGAATTCCGGCATTTTGATCTTCTACCAGAAAAGGAATGGGAGGTAGACCTCAAAGGCGTAGAGGCCTTTGCCGACGATAACACCGTCGCCATGGTTATTATAAGCCCTAACAACCCATCTGGGTCCGTATACTCTTATGAGCACTTGGCCAAG TTTATTCTGAACTTGAGTGAAAGGCTCGCGACTCGCAAGCAGTGGTCGTCTCTGGGCAAGGCTTGTGCATCCTGA
- the LOC120683259 gene encoding nicotianamine aminotransferase 1-like, whose amino-acid sequence MVISDEVQFVFGSKPFIPMGVFGETVPVVTLGGISKRWMVPGYRFGWIAVTDPKGVLRKNNVFESIVTYRGITADPAAPIQGAIPQIIAITDKSFFAKAIGLMRGAAELCYRKLQDIDCITCSHKPEGAMSVMVSTKSISRSPFLAFNYLHLSKRW is encoded by the exons ATGGTCATCAGTGATGAGGTTCAATTCGTTTTTGGAAGCAAACCGTTCATTCCGATGGGTGTTTTTGGGGAGACAGTTCCTGTGGTGACATTGGGAGGCATATCTAAGAGGTGGATGGTGCCCGGTTACCGATTCGGATGGATTGCAGTGACTGACCCAAAAGGagtcctcaggaagaacaat GTTTTTGAGTCGATCGTAACCTACCGTGGCATCACAGCAGACCCTGCAGCACCTATTCAG GGAGCCATACCCCAAATTATTGCGATCACAGACAAATCTTTCTTTGCGAAGGCAATTGGCTTGATGAGGGGGGCAGCGGAGCTATGCTACCGGAAACTGCAGGACATTGATTGCATCACTTGTTCCCACAAACCAGAGGGGGCTATGTCAGTCATGGTCAGCACGAAATCAATTAGTCGCTCCCCTTTTCTGGCGTTTAACTATCTACATTTGTCCAAACGTTGGTAG